AACTTGAAAGCCCGCAGGCGCGCCATAGGGCTACATCGGTTAAGAAATGGAAACGTTTCAGTTTCTTGGGGATAAGTGTTTTGGGCTCCGGTTTGTGCCTTATTGAGTTTCTGGTCGGGGTCAAACGCTCTATGTTTGAATCGGCTGTTCGCGTGGTTTGCCACGAGTTGTCTTGACGGCTTAGCTCCAGGCTGAGGAAGAAACGCGGGTGGGTGTGGCGCGCCGTGTATGGTGCGGCAGCAAACCGCGAAAACGGGGGATGTCGCGTAGCCGTAGTCTTGGAGGCGGTAGGTACGTTCGTGCGGGATGTGGTGTAGATCCATGGTCTGGCGGGGATGGCTGGCGGAAACGGGCACGTTCGTGCCGGAAATGATCGAAACCGAGATTTCCACTGTGTCTAGTTAGGTAAACCGGCATGATCGTGCCGGATTGTATGGCCGGTGAGGGAAGGAAAAGGAGTTGCTCAACCGGGGCAAGGCAGTGCGAACCCGACGCCGGGAGCTGAACTTGACCCAAGAAAATCTTGCGGATCTTGCACAGGTGGCAGAGCACGCAGTTCGAGCAATCGAGGCGGGCAAGCAGACTGCTCAGTTAGATTAAGCCGTGCGCGTGTTGAGTGTTATCGGATGAGAATTTGTGGCGCGCAGTCACGTGCCCGAGACGCTGCGAGGACAGCCGCAAGAATGACTACAAAAACGACCGCTTATGTGTGGGTACGAGTTAGTCTTGCGGC
The Corynebacterium sp. BD556 genome window above contains:
- a CDS encoding helix-turn-helix domain-containing protein, with the protein product MRTRRRELNLTQENLADLAQVAEHAVRAIEAGKQTAQLD